In Hydrogenovibrio thermophilus, the following are encoded in one genomic region:
- a CDS encoding BMC domain-containing protein → MSTEYGIALGMIETRGLVPAIEAADAMTKAAEVRLVSREFVGGGYVTVMVRGETGAVNAAVRAGADACERVGDGLVAAHIIARPHKEVEPVLTIGNGATRS, encoded by the coding sequence ATGAGTACGGAATATGGAATTGCACTGGGCATGATTGAAACCCGTGGTTTGGTGCCAGCGATTGAAGCAGCAGATGCGATGACGAAAGCGGCGGAAGTACGCCTGGTCAGTCGTGAGTTTGTTGGCGGCGGTTATGTCACGGTAATGGTTCGTGGTGAAACCGGTGCGGTTAACGCTGCGGTTCGTGCCGGAGCAGACGCTTGTGAACGTGTTGGTGACGGTCTGGTAGCCGCGCACATCATTGCTCGTCCACACAAAGAAGTGGAACCTGTTTTGACAATTGGTAACGGTGCAACCCGTAGCTGA
- a CDS encoding BMC domain-containing protein — MSTEYGIALGMIETRGLVPAIEAADAMTKAAEVRLVSREFVGGGYVTVMVRGETGAVNAAVRAGADACERVGDGLVAAHIIARPHKEVEPVLTIESK, encoded by the coding sequence ATGAGTACGGAATATGGAATTGCACTGGGCATGATTGAAACCCGTGGCTTGGTGCCAGCGATCGAAGCAGCGGATGCGATGACGAAAGCGGCGGAAGTACGCCTGGTCAGTCGTGAGTTTGTTGGCGGCGGTTATGTAACGGTAATGGTTCGTGGTGAAACCGGTGCGGTTAACGCCGCAGTTCGTGCCGGAGCAGACGCTTGTGAACGTGTTGGTGACGGTCTGGTAGCCGCGCACATCATTGCTCGTCCACACAAAGAAGTGGAACCTGTTTTAACAATTGAAAGTAAGTAA